Proteins encoded together in one Bombus pascuorum chromosome 16, iyBomPasc1.1, whole genome shotgun sequence window:
- the LOC132915221 gene encoding serine-rich adhesin for platelets-like isoform X2, producing MAAPQASSRLELLQARFQQKQLQEKEQKLLQLYDQQQQRAYQVVQRGSAGSNSSNHATSISQHTVTKTSSSSHTTSTSQGGKVRQMFDERRQTTVKGIDRSYPLEPLENKTRKQTNGNGVQKNGNSTVNRQSLTVKRVARADVNSNLNGGKPIVSYHEEISRESFGPCARQHQEDDEFGNENHVAQYANGNHRDETRMEEVLDEDMIERNRMMAKLHLMEYDETLKHRVKNDLESEEFPEDFMVDVPDKLPKQSVTRKLSQAEVRLERFKNANARRGNNVTKNPAIAPKKRSDPIFPAKSTCSGSRMTKTASDRRSNDGKNPASSKSRGKTVVSGNVGKTVSLDSGRNMGRRDENPRFFCGESEKSATAHVVGSKTARKLSPDLSEDRIRRSGRSAIFNKEKSAIKYPIDSKAARTSTSESLKDKTGKRESRELFSKDAGKSTITSATGATTARKLSSGALRDAKDEGDRGKFIGEESETSATTYGIRPKSAERPIREVYEDTKDVKRRSESPKFFCKESEKSATTYAIDSKTAEKYTREATKDTRGLKRRSESPKFFCKESEKSATTYAIDGETNKRFSLGGLKDAKKRSDSPKPRTYVIEPKPAERPIREVSEATKDIKRRSESPKFFCKESEKSATTYTIDSKTAEKYTREATKDTRDLKQRSESPKFFCKESEKSATTYAINGEINKRFSLGGLKDVKKRSDSPKPTTYAIEPKSAERLIREVSEDIKNVKQRSESPEFFCKESETSGSTYATDSKLAGKLARVSLKDIKDVKRRSESPRFFCKESERSATTYAIDAGTNKRFSFEYLEDFKQRSNSPKSTTYAIDSKRAERSIREPSEDIKDVKRRSESPRFFCEGSERSAKTYAIDRKAANSSKTRTPRSDSPKFFCKESEKSATTYAMDSTTLPTSPNYMKDSKSSVLKIVSKNKKNMTNNTIRESTNDAMKRHATYAKRDTISKSSSPKGPKYDVISCAKPKYQTLPKSTETKLPDVFERLTRERSSSPRSFCREGRRSATTMSIRNRDTESAPVSANMVQEMIKKGSKSQRVDSGKRDAPIIRANESKSPDFAKASSRSCSVSPQYFGSDSDRSASILMVTPETIVKTKPDLACCKEREQSPTSYVAKGEKLVTNVPREATRGSSSESYDETAKRFIRSSVSRFFSEQCEAAARNVEPRKLQLTDARTPNQTKSQFDDEQAENDERTSDSSPRSREIVESREETPEFLRYETEESAIATSLKSKTCTDVEQPPKGAHSLKQTLAREMTARPRNLSSNVKDRSSKIPLSIKDDHLTAENANALSRRGSAGVLRSTKLIRDVLQRQSGQDQVDYAPHGASSEWEERPEADRTQAEVRVDRKVEERAGTPVGRQLAAAGSESCKSAEVDTQIGEIRTPERYVKQEQLRGTYSRSSKGTACEKSSVGKLLTYSVRKPVKQRGSLLESNIFQQSLGDRDSAHKKPTSSKRTTRIASPKKEPAACARSIQSRTKGNAANGKNESDILKTRSRTASLISASRGKTSSERVADKWNVDRYDASKRITRTSNESTARGSKGATDVADRSGETKISRTGARTAKKQSMVDERKKGNTSKQTEVLKSMQLVRSATGGSDFEQESRKMVGESVDGTDEQTETRKSCCPSTIDIRRSEAGLASIKELSKNYERTDSVESALRRFDSIGTEAESIRGTLERSVESIPKEIRRKSGGSIGRKADSKTISPKALDPANVNLLTKRTCASKATTVSRSSMAAAKGRQTETQETQRQKKLEKARDSIEISRIAIRSRSLSCKRKLFQHTDSSETGSVASRCSIDSLRTVERLSTTSNKKKTRDSVNTVSKRFEFSGSDETSTQTIEKTEMDETSTGVGRCSSTKQLRSIEDIRRSMEDESWDRETGQSSATSTIVGSAAKAASRSEPRRINVNDRAGNRKEICSSGRSVNVTASNDALGDAERSSVKCTMRFSRVAKSPSPETTKETGIRARRNVPASPSKSPDTVARRASNELKGQDTRSTKRPTTMKGTEPIGNRKTLTATSTTTKKSADVVDSAILENGLHLRDQTAETKYDNDSPMKKSDALVVDLDEQPPKENDAPLPRKPLLRKQSTEKQITSMQSTRPPSGGSPMQSQTSGSRSKMASRAKTPISGSTGYKGSASSRTGGAAAATCYSDALVPCKMCGRRFAQDRVTLHEQICAKTTQKKRKQFDTMMYRVKGTDLEPFVKKGLVKKQVEKSKKPEIKSNWRRKHEDFINAIRSAKQVQAHLAAGGKLSDLPPPPVSDNYDYIQCPHCGRKFNKAAAERHIPKCEHMLHNKPIHSRAPKPRR from the exons GCTCGCTTTCAGCAGAAGCAACTGCAGGAGAAGGAGCAGAAGTTGCTGCAGCTTTACGACCAACAACAGCAACGAGCTTATCAAGTGGTGCAACGAGGCAGCGCCGGCTCCAACAGCTCGAATCATGCTACCTCCATCAGCCAGCACACCGTCACAAAGACCTCGAGCAGCAGCCATACAACCTCGACCTCGCAAGGTGGAAAG GTGAGGCAGATGTTCGACGAAAGACGGCAAACGACGGTGAAGGGCATCGACAGAAGCTACCCACTGGAGCCGCTGGAGAACAAGACGCGGAAACAGACGAACGGAAACGGCGTACAGAAGAACGGAAATTCAACAGTGAACCGACAGTCGCTGACTGTGAAGCGAGTAGCCAGGGCTGACGTGAACAGCAATTTGAACGGTGGCAAACCGATCGTCTCGTATCACGAGGAAATCAGTCGAGAATCGTTCGGTCCGTGCGCGCGCCAGCACCAAGAGGATGACGAGTTTGGAAACGAGAACCACGTCGCGCAATATGCGAATGGAAACCATCGAGACGAG ACACGTATGGAGGAAGTTTTGGACGAGGATATGATAGAAAGGAATCGTATGATGGCGAAACTTCATCTGATGGAGTACGACGAGACGTTGAAGCATCGTGTTAAGAACGACCTCGAGAGCGAGGAATTCCCCGAGGACTTTATGGTCGATGTTCCTGACAAGCTTCCAAAACAAAGTGTTACCAGGAAGTTATCTCAAGCGGAGGTCAGGTTGGAACGCTTTAAAAACGCGAACGCGAGGCGTGGTAACAACGTTACGAAGAACCCAGCCATTGCCCCGAAGAAACGATCTGACCCAATATTTCCAGCAAAATCCACTTGCAG CGGCAGCCGAATGACCAAGACAGCTTCAGACAGAAGGTCGAACGACGGGAAAAATCCTGCGAGTAGCAAATCCAGAGGGAAGACAGTGGTCTCTGGAAATGTGGGGAAAACGGTATCGTTGGATTCCGGGAGAAATATGGGACGAAGGGACGAAAATCCACGGTTCTTCTGCGGAGAGTCCGAGAAGTCTGCCACTGCGCACGTCGTTGGTTCGAAAACCGCGAGGAAATTATCGCCAGATTTGTCTGAAGATAGAATACGAAGAAGCGGAAGGTCTGCGATATTTAACAAAGAGAAATCTGCTATTAAATACCCGATAGACTCGAAAGCTGCAAGAACATCGACATCAGAGTCGCTTAAAGATAAGACAGGAAAAAGGGAAAGTCgcgaattattttctaaagatGCTGGAAAATCAACCATAACTTCTGCAACTGGCGCAACAACTGCTAGGAAATTGTCTTCTGGAGCTTTAAGAGATGCCAAGGATGAAGGCGATCGTGGTAAATTTATCGGCGAAGAGTCTGAAACATCAGCAACGACTTATGGGATTCGTCCAAAGTCTGCAGAGAGACCGATTCGTGAAGTTTACGAAGATACGAAGGACGTTAAGCGACGAAGTGAAAGTCCGAAATTCTTCTGCAAAGAGTCTGAAAAATCAGCAACGACTTACGCGATCGACTCAAAGACTGCAGAAAAGTATACTCGCGAAGCTACGAAAGATACGAGGGGCTTGAAACGACGAAGTGAAAGTCCGAAATTCTTCTGCAAAGAGTCTGAAAAATCAGCAACGACTTACGCCATCGACggagaaacaaataaaagattctCTCTCGGAGGTTTAAAAGACGCCAAGAAACGAAGCGACAGTCCAAAACCCAGAACTTACGTGATCGAGCCAAAGCCTGCAGAGAGACCGATTCGTGAAGTTTCCGAAGCTACAAAGGACATTAAGCGACGAAGTGAAAGTCCGAAATTTTTCTGCAAAGAGTCTGAAAAATCAGCAACGACTTACACGATCGACTCAAAGACTGCAGAAAAGTATACTCGCGAAGCTACGAAAGATACGAGGGACTTGAAACAACGAAGTGAAAGTCCGAAATTCTTCTGCAAAGAGTCTGAAAAATCAGCAACGACTTACGCGATCAatggagaaataaataaaagattctcTCTCGGAGGTTTAAAAGACGTCAAGAAACGAAGCGACAGTCCAAAACCCACAACTTACGCGATCGAGCCAAAGTCTGCAGAAAGATTGATTCGTGAAGTTTCCGAAGATATAAAGAATGTTAAGCAACGAAGTGAAAGTCCGGAATTTTTCTGCAAAGAGTCTGAAACGTCAGGTAGCACTTATGCAACTGATTCAAAACTGGCAGGAAAATTAGCCCGTGTTTCtttgaaagatataaaagacGTTAAACGACGAAGTGAAAGCCCAAGATTCTTCTGCAAAGAGTCTGAAAGATCAGCTACCACTTACGCAATTGACGCAGgaacaaataaaagattttctttcgaatatttaGAAGACTTCAAGCAACGAAGCAATAGTCCAAAATCCACAACTTACGCGATTGACTCCAAACGTGCGGAGAGATCGATTCGTGAACCTTCTGAAGACATAAAAGACGTTAAACGGCGAAGTGAGAGCCCAAGATTCTTCTGCGAAGGGTCTGAAAGATCAGCTAAAACTTACGCGATCGATCGGAAGGCTGCTAATTCCTCGAAGACCAGAACACCACGCAGCGATAGTCCGAAATTCTTCTGCAAAGAATCGGAGAAATCAGCCACCACTTATGCGATGGACTCGACAACTCTTCCAACGTCCCCTAATTATATGAAAGACAGTAAGAGCTCCGTATTAAAAATCGtatcaaagaataaaaagaatatgacTAATAACACGATAAGAGAATCCACGAACGACGCCATGAAGAGACACGCTACATATGCCAAACGTGATACAATCAGCAAATCTTCTTCTCCGAAAGGTCCAAAATATGACGTGATATCTTGCGCGAAACCCAAGTACCAAACTCTACCTAAATCTACCGAAACCAAGTTACCTGACGTTTTCGAGCGTCTAACGAGAGAACGTAGCTCGAGCCCTCGGTCTTTCTGTCGCGAAGGCAGAAGATCAGCCACGACGATGAGCATCCGCAACAGGGACACCGAGTCCGCCCCTGTATCTGCAAACATGGTCCAGGAAATGATAAAGAAAGGCAGCAAGAGTCAAAGAGTCGATTCTGGAAAGCGCGATGCTCCGATAATTCGTGCTAACGAATCGAAATCACCAGACTTCGCGAAAGCGTCATCCAGAAGCTGCAGCGTAAGTCCACAGTACTTCGGCTCGGATTCTGACAGATCCGCCAGCATCCTGATGGTCACGCCGGAGACTATAGTGAAAACAAAACCAGATCTAGCGTGCTGCAAGGAAAGAGAACAAAGTCCTACGTCGTACGTTGCCAAAGGCGAGAAGCTCGTCACGAACGTACCAAGAGAAGCGACAAGAGGATCGTCGTCAGAAAGCTACGACGAGACGGCGAAACGCTTCATCAGAAGCTCGGTATCGCGATTTTTCTCGGAGCAGTGTGAAGCAGCAGCGAGAAACGTGGAGCCAAGAAAGCTTCAGCTGACAGACGCCAGAACACCGAATCAGACAAAGTCGCAATTCGATGATGAACAAGCTGAGAATGACGAGAGAACGAGCGACTCGTCGCCCAGGTCTCGAGAAATCGTGGAAAGTAGAGAAGAAACGCCGGAATTCTTGCGTTACGAGACAGAGGAGTCCGCCATAGCTACGAGCCTTAAGTCCAAAACTTGCACAGACGTCGAGCAACCGCCCAAAGGTGCGCACTCGCTTAAACAAACACTTGCACGTGAAATGACGGCAAGGCCGAGGAATCTATCTAGCAACGTCAAGGACAGATCCTCTAAGATTCCTTTAAGCATCAAGGACGACCACTTGACAGCCGAAAACGCGAATGCACTTAGCCGTAGAGGGTCCGCCGGTGTTCTACGTTCAACAAAACTGATTCGCGACGTGCTGCAGCGTCAGAGTGGCCAAGATCAGGTGGATTATGCTCCGCATGGAGCATCCAGCGAATGGGAAGAGCGACCGGAGGCTGACAGGACGCAGGCAGAAGTGAGAGTGGACAGGAAAGTTGAGGAAAGAGCTGGGACGCCGGTTGGTCGCCAACTTGCGGCCGCGGGATCGGAAAGTTGCAAGTCCGCGGAAGTGGACACGCAGATCGGAGAAATCAGGACGCCTGAACGATACGTAAAACAGGAGCAACTTCGAGGCACTTACTCGAGATCGAGCAAGGGAACAGCCTGCGAGAAGTCGAGCGTTGGGAAGTTGCTGACGTATTCCGTGCGCAAGCCAGTTAAACAGAGAGGATCGTTGCTGGAGTCGAACATTTTCCAGCAATCGCTGGGAGATCGAGATTCGGCGCATAAGAAGCCCACTAGCTCCAAACGTACGACGCGAATTGCGTCTCCGAAGAAGGAGCCTGCAGCTTGTGCTCGTAGCATTCAGAGTCGAACGAAGGGAAACGCGGCGAATGGAAAGAACGAAAGCGACATTTTGAAGACTCGCAGCCGAACAGCGAGTCTGATCTCAGCAAGCCGCGGAAAAACGAGCTCAGAGAGGGTTGCTGATAAGTGGAACGTGGACAGATACGATGCTTCGAAGCGTATAACGCGAACGTCCAACGAATCCACCGCTCGTGGCTCGAAAGGAGCAACTGATGTGGCAGATCGAAGCGGAGAAACCAAAATCTCAAGAACTGGAGCACGAACTGCGAAGAAGCAGAGTATGGTGGATgagaggaagaaagggaaTACGTCTAAACAGACTGAAGTTTTGAAGTCCATGCAGCTCGTTCGCAGTGCTACGGGAGGATCAGACTTTGAGCAGGAATCACGAAAAATGGTTGGCGAATCAGTCGACGGTACAGACGAACAGACTGAAACGAGGAAAAGTTGCTGCCCCTCGACGATCGATATTAGAAGGTCGGAGGCTGGCTTAGCTTCTATAAAGGAACTTTCCAAGAATTACGAGAGGACAGACTCGGTGGAATCGGCTCTCAGACGTTTCGATTCGATCGGAACTGAGGCTGAATCGATCCGAGGCACGTTGGAACGAAGCGTGGAGTCGATACCGAAGGAAATACGAAGGAAATCTGGCGGAAGCATTGGCCGCAAGGCTGACTCAAAGACGATTTCGCCGAAAGCACTTGATCCAGCGAATGTAAATCTTCTCACTAAGAGAACGTGCGCCAGCAAAGCTACGACCGTATCCAGAAGCTCAATGGCCGCCGCTAAAGGAAGACAGACTGAGACGCAAGAAACGCAGAGGCAGAAAAAATTGGAGAAAGCCAGAGACTCGATAGAGATCAGCCGAATTGCCATAAGATCGAGATCGCTGTCGTGCAAGCGGAAGCTTTTCCAGCACACTGACTCCAGCGAGACTGGAAGCGTTGCATCGAGGTGCAGCATCGATTCCTTGAGAACCGTGGAACGTCTCTCGACGACATCCAATAAGAAGAAAACGCGCGACTCGGTGAATACCGTGTCGAAACGCTTCGAATTCTCTGGCAGCGACGAGACGTCGACGCAGACGATAgagaaaacagaaatggatGAAACGTCAACAGGTGTAGGTCGTTGCTCATCGACGAAGCAACTGAGGTCGATCGAGGATATTCGTAGGTCGATGGAAGACGAAAGTTGGGATCGCGAAACGGGGCAATCGTCGGCGACGTCGACGATCGTAGGCAGCGCGGCGAAAGCAGCGAGTCGATCGGAACCTCGTCGAATAAATGTCAATGATCGCGCTGGAAATAGAAAAGAGATATGTTCGTCGGGGCGGTCGGTGAACGTTACCGCGAGCAACGACGCTTTAGGGGATGCGGAGCGTTCGTCTGTAAAATGTACGATGCGTTTCTCCAGGGTCGCGAAAAGTCCGAGCCCGGAGACGACCAAGGAAACGGGCATCCGTGCGAGAAGAAACGTCCCAGCGTCGCCGTCCAAAAGTCCGGACACGGTCGCTAGG CGGGCGTCGAACGAGTTGAAAGGTCAAGACACAAGATCGACGAAACGGCCAACGACTATGAAAGGCACAGAGCCAATTGGAAACAGGAAGACGTTGACGGCGACGAGTACGACTACGAAAAAATCGGCGGACGTGGTCGATAGCGCTATTCTCGAGAATGGTCTGCATTTACGAGACCAAACTGCCGAAACGAAATACGATAACGACTCGCCCATGAAGAAAAGCGACGCTCTGGTCGTCGACTTGGACGAGCAACCGCCGAAGGAAAACGACGCGCCACTTCCGCGGAAGCCGCTCTTACGAAAACAGTCCACCGAG AAACAGATTACTTCCATGCAATCAACACGGCCACCATCTGGTGGTAGCCCCATGCAAAGTCAGACTTCCGGTTCTAGAAGCAAAATGGCTTCGAGAGCAAAGACGCCAATTTCCGGTTCAACAGGATACAAAGGATCAGCTTCCAGCAGAACCGGAGGAGCCGCGGCAGCGAC ATGTTACAGTGACGCTCTGGTTCCTTGCAAAATGTGTGGCCGCCGTTTCGCCCAAGATCGAGTAACCCTTCACGAGCAAATTTGCGCGAAAACAACtcaaaaaaagaggaaacaatTCGATACGATGATGTATCGCGTAAAAGGCACCGATCTCGAACCGTTCGTGAAAAAAGGACTTGTGAAAAAACAGGTGGAG